One segment of Pyrococcus sp. ST04 DNA contains the following:
- a CDS encoding TatD family hydrolase, protein MIILDNHFHVDPKNGIFLEAVKQFYRAGGTHLVVVYKSAHDYGFSSAKAEDFMKAMDFHIKLVEKINEETKVRAFAVVGVHPAEFDYLARRRGLEYARDEVMQALEYAQKLCLEGKAIGIGEVGRPHYDVPKEIWDASIELMKYAMALAKDADCAVQLHTESFTEEKFRELGEYIEEVGIKPYRVVKHFSPPLVKVAEEVGVFPSIIASRKNIEEAIRQGNRFLMETDYIDDKKRPGAVLGPKTVPRRTKEFLQKGLFTEEDVYRIHVENPRKVYGVDLEEI, encoded by the coding sequence ATGATAATCTTGGATAATCACTTCCACGTTGATCCAAAGAATGGTATCTTCCTGGAAGCTGTTAAGCAGTTTTACAGAGCTGGTGGGACTCATCTCGTCGTTGTTTATAAGAGTGCCCATGACTACGGCTTTTCAAGTGCTAAAGCTGAGGACTTCATGAAAGCTATGGATTTCCACATTAAACTCGTTGAAAAGATAAACGAAGAAACTAAGGTGAGGGCTTTTGCAGTAGTTGGTGTTCATCCTGCAGAGTTTGACTACTTGGCTAGAAGAAGGGGTCTTGAATATGCGAGAGATGAAGTTATGCAGGCACTCGAGTACGCTCAGAAGCTCTGCTTAGAGGGTAAAGCCATTGGAATAGGCGAGGTTGGCAGGCCCCACTATGATGTTCCAAAGGAAATTTGGGATGCGAGTATAGAGCTTATGAAGTATGCAATGGCTCTCGCCAAGGATGCCGATTGTGCTGTTCAGCTTCATACCGAGAGTTTTACGGAGGAAAAATTCCGAGAGTTGGGTGAATACATAGAAGAAGTTGGGATAAAGCCATACAGGGTTGTTAAGCACTTTTCGCCTCCTCTTGTGAAGGTTGCAGAGGAAGTGGGTGTATTTCCGAGCATAATAGCAAGTAGGAAGAACATTGAGGAGGCAATAAGACAGGGAAACAGATTCCTTATGGAGACAGACTACATAGATGATAAAAAGAGGCCCGGAGCCGTTCTTGGGCCAAAGACAGTTCCCAGAAGAACAAAGGAGTTCCTTCAGAAGGGCTTGTTTACCGAAGAAGACGTTTACAGGATTCATGTAGAAAACCCAAGAAAAGTTTATGGTGTGGATCTTGAGGAGATCTAA
- a CDS encoding ABC transporter ATP-binding protein encodes MIELREVSFSYNGKKILDNINLKVEEGEFLAILGPNGAGKSTLLKCMAGILKCEGDIEVMGKEISSYTRNELAKIISYVPQKVMPTFLRVFDMVLLGRRPYMGLTPSKRDLEIVNNVLRIMGIKHLSTRPTKSLSGGELQKVAIARALAQDTPIILLDEPTNNLDPKSQIQVMELLKELARENRTVVAVMHDINLALRFAERFVFIRDGKVVGVLPKGELNEEIFKSTFDLNVEFIKATNGSLLCNFHL; translated from the coding sequence ATGATCGAGCTTAGAGAAGTCTCGTTCTCCTACAATGGGAAGAAAATCTTAGATAACATAAACCTAAAAGTTGAAGAAGGAGAATTTCTTGCGATCCTCGGTCCAAATGGTGCCGGAAAGTCTACACTACTTAAATGCATGGCCGGAATACTAAAGTGTGAGGGGGATATTGAGGTCATGGGAAAAGAAATTTCAAGCTACACTAGAAACGAACTCGCCAAAATAATCTCTTACGTTCCCCAGAAGGTAATGCCAACTTTTCTTAGAGTATTTGACATGGTTCTCCTTGGAAGACGACCCTACATGGGCCTAACGCCTTCAAAAAGAGATCTTGAGATTGTAAACAATGTCCTAAGAATAATGGGAATAAAACATTTATCAACAAGACCAACCAAAAGCCTTAGTGGTGGTGAACTTCAAAAGGTCGCGATAGCAAGGGCTTTAGCCCAAGACACGCCAATAATTTTGCTCGATGAGCCTACTAACAACTTGGATCCAAAAAGCCAAATTCAAGTAATGGAACTTCTAAAAGAGCTAGCAAGAGAGAACAGAACAGTTGTAGCTGTAATGCATGATATAAACCTTGCTTTAAGATTTGCTGAAAGATTCGTTTTCATTAGGGATGGAAAGGTTGTGGGTGTGCTTCCAAAGGGCGAGCTAAATGAAGAAATATTCAAATCAACTTTTGACCTAAACGTTGAATTCATTAAAGCGACGAATGGATCTCTTCTCTGCAACTTCCACTTGTGA
- a CDS encoding iron ABC transporter permease: MYRDYERKRVMAIFILLLLIFLVSVLSLMKGSYPLTPKQVVLAIAGKEPRPITYTIWNIRLPRIIAGIIVGASLALSGAVLQGILRNPLATPFTMGVSHGAMFGASLAIILGAGYAESTGRVSIVNPYSIILLAFAGAMASTLVIVVLAKMKGLSPQAMILAGVAMSSLFTALTTLIQYFANELQLAAMVYWSFGDLGRPYWKENIIMILSFTPIFVYFLFKRWDLNATSVGDEIALSVGVEVEKTRLVSAILSAFLTAVTVAFVGVIGFIGLIAPHMIRLIFGGDYRFLIPLSSLLGALILLAADTVARLLLSPLILPVGVITSFLGAPMFLYLLVKMEGST; this comes from the coding sequence ATGTACAGAGACTACGAAAGAAAAAGAGTCATGGCTATTTTCATTCTCCTACTTCTAATTTTCTTAGTTTCAGTACTGTCCCTTATGAAAGGCTCCTATCCCCTAACACCAAAACAGGTTGTGCTTGCCATAGCCGGTAAGGAGCCGAGACCTATTACTTACACGATCTGGAATATAAGGCTCCCCAGGATAATTGCTGGAATTATAGTTGGAGCTTCATTAGCATTAAGTGGGGCCGTTCTACAGGGGATACTTAGAAACCCTCTCGCTACTCCATTCACGATGGGAGTTTCCCATGGGGCCATGTTTGGGGCTTCTCTTGCTATAATTTTGGGGGCAGGATACGCTGAGAGCACGGGCAGAGTAAGTATAGTAAATCCCTACTCAATAATCCTCCTAGCGTTTGCAGGTGCAATGGCATCTACCTTAGTCATAGTTGTTTTAGCAAAGATGAAGGGGCTAAGCCCACAGGCTATGATACTGGCTGGAGTTGCCATGAGTTCACTCTTTACGGCCCTAACAACCCTGATACAATATTTCGCGAATGAACTTCAGCTAGCCGCCATGGTTTATTGGAGCTTTGGAGATCTTGGTAGACCGTACTGGAAAGAAAACATTATCATGATACTATCATTCACTCCCATCTTCGTGTACTTCCTTTTCAAGAGATGGGATTTGAATGCAACATCCGTTGGGGATGAAATTGCACTTTCAGTTGGAGTTGAAGTTGAGAAAACGAGACTTGTATCTGCAATTTTATCCGCCTTTCTAACTGCTGTTACAGTAGCATTCGTGGGAGTTATAGGATTCATAGGTTTAATAGCCCCACACATGATCAGGCTAATATTTGGAGGAGATTACAGATTTTTAATTCCCTTGTCATCCCTACTGGGGGCATTAATTCTCTTAGCCGCCGACACCGTCGCTAGACTCCTTCTCTCTCCACTAATACTACCCGTAGGTGTCATAACGTCATTCCTTGGAGCTCCAATGTTCCTATACTTACTGGTGAAGATGGAGGGATCTACATGA
- a CDS encoding iron ABC transporter substrate-binding protein, giving the protein MKRKVIVMAFPIILILFLSLGCVSTETQTQANTVKIKDMLGREVDVPTKVSRIVAAGPGCLRLIVYLNATNFVVGVEDFEKRFNFGRPYILAHPELRNLPTIGPGGPGKLPDLEEIMKLKPDVIFMTYVDAKTADDIQAKTGIPVVVLSYGKLGTFTDEELFKSLEIAGKILHKEKRAKEIIEFIKSVQKDLEERTKDVTPKTAYVGGIGYKGAHGIESTDASYPPFKAVNAYNVASALGEGHKFIDKEKLLEWQPEYIFIDEGGLSIVLEDYKKNPEFYNSLKAVREGKVYGLLPYNFYATNIGTAIADAYFIGKVLYPDKFRDIDPKEKANEIYQFLVGKPVYEELAKQFGGFGKINLENGSVKYSLPKNP; this is encoded by the coding sequence ATGAAGCGTAAGGTCATTGTTATGGCTTTTCCTATCATTCTCATCCTCTTCCTATCACTTGGGTGTGTATCTACTGAAACCCAAACCCAAGCCAATACTGTAAAAATAAAAGATATGCTGGGGAGAGAAGTAGATGTCCCAACCAAAGTTAGCAGAATCGTCGCCGCAGGACCTGGTTGCTTAAGACTTATAGTTTACCTAAACGCAACTAACTTTGTCGTTGGGGTAGAGGACTTCGAGAAGAGATTCAACTTTGGAAGGCCTTACATCTTGGCACATCCAGAACTCAGGAACCTACCCACCATAGGCCCAGGAGGACCAGGAAAATTGCCAGACCTTGAAGAGATAATGAAGCTTAAGCCAGATGTTATATTTATGACATATGTAGATGCAAAAACAGCTGATGATATCCAAGCAAAGACTGGAATCCCAGTCGTTGTGCTTAGCTATGGAAAACTTGGGACGTTCACAGATGAAGAGCTTTTTAAGTCCTTAGAAATTGCAGGAAAAATACTTCACAAAGAGAAGCGGGCCAAAGAGATTATAGAGTTCATAAAATCTGTTCAGAAGGATCTCGAGGAAAGAACCAAAGACGTAACACCAAAAACGGCCTATGTGGGTGGAATCGGATATAAAGGTGCCCATGGAATAGAAAGTACGGATGCAAGCTATCCTCCTTTCAAGGCCGTAAATGCCTACAATGTTGCAAGCGCTCTTGGAGAAGGACACAAATTCATAGACAAGGAGAAGCTACTTGAGTGGCAACCCGAATACATCTTCATTGACGAGGGCGGGCTTAGTATAGTACTCGAAGATTATAAGAAAAATCCAGAATTCTACAATTCTCTCAAGGCTGTTAGGGAAGGAAAAGTCTATGGACTGTTGCCCTATAATTTCTATGCAACGAACATAGGGACAGCAATAGCCGATGCATACTTCATAGGAAAGGTACTGTACCCGGACAAATTCAGAGACATCGATCCAAAAGAAAAAGCCAATGAGATTTATCAATTCCTCGTTGGAAAACCCGTTTATGAAGAGCTGGCAAAACAGTTTGGAGGATTTGGAAAGATAAACCTAGAAAATGGAAGTGTCAAGTACTCATTACCGAAAAATCCGTGA
- a CDS encoding FmdE family protein, with protein sequence MLKINELVAKKDLEGILEYAREFHGHICPYLALGIKASIIAMEELNVERLDYSGSVDESILAIVETNSCFADGVQVTTGCTLGNNSLIYIDTGKTALTLVKRGNWEGIRVYVDADRLKKFLPDRATELFNKVVKERKGTYEERKELWKLWEEIGRKFLYLPEDVFEIKRIKVVPIEQAPIFESIRCSKCNELVMSSKVIYINEKPYCKICAGEEILAVVGRGITKVRRVFE encoded by the coding sequence GTGCTGAAGATAAATGAGCTCGTGGCAAAAAAGGATTTAGAAGGTATATTAGAATACGCCAGGGAATTTCACGGCCACATATGTCCCTACCTTGCCCTTGGGATAAAGGCTTCGATCATAGCAATGGAAGAACTCAATGTTGAAAGGCTCGACTATTCTGGAAGCGTTGATGAGAGCATATTGGCAATAGTTGAAACAAACAGTTGCTTTGCTGATGGCGTTCAAGTGACAACGGGATGCACTCTCGGGAATAATTCCCTTATTTACATAGACACCGGAAAAACAGCTCTAACACTAGTGAAGAGAGGAAACTGGGAAGGGATAAGAGTATATGTCGATGCAGATAGACTCAAGAAGTTCCTTCCCGATAGAGCAACTGAACTTTTCAACAAAGTCGTCAAGGAAAGAAAAGGAACATATGAGGAGAGAAAGGAGCTATGGAAACTTTGGGAGGAAATCGGTAGGAAGTTCCTTTACCTTCCAGAAGACGTATTTGAGATTAAGAGAATAAAAGTCGTGCCAATAGAACAAGCACCTATCTTTGAAAGTATCCGTTGCTCCAAATGCAACGAGCTTGTTATGAGTTCTAAGGTGATTTACATTAATGAAAAGCCTTACTGCAAAATCTGTGCAGGAGAAGAGATATTAGCAGTCGTCGGAAGAGGAATAACAAAAGTTAGGAGGGTTTTTGAATGA
- a CDS encoding cytochrome c biogenesis CcdA family protein codes for MKSELKYLLLIIIISFGLSSITLSLINLTNFIPQFFTLAIVDSVNPCTFVVYTIFLIALSVKGLPKRALYVVGLAFILAVYVSYYTLGVGLMIITGKIPVSWAGYLAITFGIYEIVTGALEKPRTVGKGKLRKLAFSTEATIVGGLILGFAVSTTLLPCSMGPYVVYATIVSKMRALAYLLLALYNLIFVLPLFIILFAMGSLSESKKFSRAMVKHSRELSIIAGILLIGIGVWVLR; via the coding sequence ATGAAAAGTGAGCTAAAATACCTTCTCTTAATAATCATAATATCCTTCGGGCTTAGCTCAATAACCTTGAGCCTTATCAATCTAACAAACTTCATACCCCAATTCTTCACACTAGCAATAGTAGACTCCGTAAATCCGTGCACATTTGTTGTTTACACGATATTCTTGATAGCCCTCTCTGTAAAAGGGCTACCAAAAAGGGCTCTTTACGTAGTAGGTCTGGCGTTTATCTTAGCTGTTTACGTTTCTTATTACACTCTCGGAGTCGGGTTGATGATAATAACGGGAAAAATTCCAGTAAGTTGGGCGGGTTATCTAGCAATAACTTTTGGGATATATGAAATAGTAACTGGTGCCCTAGAAAAGCCCAGAACAGTTGGCAAAGGAAAGCTAAGGAAGCTGGCATTCTCTACCGAGGCCACAATAGTTGGGGGATTAATCCTGGGCTTTGCAGTTTCAACAACTCTCTTACCATGCTCAATGGGACCTTATGTCGTATATGCAACGATAGTATCTAAGATGAGAGCCCTTGCATACTTACTACTAGCCCTCTACAACCTAATATTTGTTCTCCCACTTTTCATAATCCTATTCGCAATGGGCAGTTTAAGTGAAAGCAAGAAATTTTCACGAGCCATGGTAAAGCATTCAAGAGAACTCTCAATTATAGCTGGAATCTTGCTAATAGGAATAGGAGTATGGGTTCTCAGATAG
- the truA gene encoding tRNA pseudouridine(38-40) synthase TruA produces MRVALKIAYDGTRFHGFQRQPDVRTVEGEIIRALNDAGIEFSDFKGASRTDRGVSARGNVIAITTDDERILNPMVLNSRMEDVWIWGVAVVSDDFHPRFRATSKVYRYYLPCIGCNVEKIERCAEVFIGTHDFSAFSRVDGRDTIRSIENVRVERRGRIVVIEVEGRSFLWEMVRRIVSAIKLCSLGMLDREEIKEMLAGKFRRHRKVPPAPPEGLILWDIKYESVKFKVDRKSLEYFQKKIVERFELFASLGELYYDLLSFPKSI; encoded by the coding sequence ATGAGGGTGGCCCTTAAAATAGCCTATGATGGCACTAGATTTCACGGCTTTCAGAGACAACCCGATGTGAGAACTGTCGAAGGAGAAATAATTAGAGCGCTGAATGATGCTGGCATTGAGTTTAGCGACTTTAAAGGAGCCTCTAGGACAGATAGGGGCGTAAGCGCGAGAGGGAACGTCATTGCAATAACAACGGATGATGAGAGAATTTTAAATCCCATGGTTCTCAATTCTAGGATGGAGGACGTTTGGATATGGGGTGTAGCAGTCGTTTCGGATGATTTTCATCCGAGATTCAGGGCAACCTCTAAGGTTTATCGATACTACTTACCTTGCATTGGGTGCAATGTTGAGAAAATAGAGAGGTGTGCAGAAGTATTTATCGGAACTCATGACTTTTCAGCGTTTTCTAGGGTTGATGGGAGGGATACAATCAGGAGCATTGAAAATGTAAGAGTTGAGAGGAGAGGCAGGATAGTGGTTATAGAGGTGGAGGGAAGAAGCTTCCTTTGGGAGATGGTTAGAAGAATAGTCTCGGCCATTAAATTGTGCTCATTGGGGATGTTAGATAGGGAGGAGATAAAGGAAATGCTCGCTGGTAAATTTAGGAGGCATAGAAAAGTTCCTCCAGCCCCTCCAGAGGGACTAATTCTATGGGACATTAAGTATGAGAGTGTGAAGTTCAAAGTGGATAGGAAGTCTTTAGAGTACTTCCAAAAGAAAATTGTTGAAAGATTTGAGCTCTTTGCATCTTTGGGGGAGCTTTATTATGACCTCTTAAGCTTTCCCAAAAGCATTTAA
- a CDS encoding 6-hydroxymethylpterin diphosphokinase MptE-like protein, which yields MKWEEWKPFYERIVQVMGYSVEEDRKAAELLRDILIENDNYIIKEELASIIMKRVYVFGAGPNLEEALERYEFSDGTKIAADGATTALLERGIIPDIVVTDLDGRIRDLIRASGRSVMVVHAHGDNMDKLPLVTNFPVVLGTCQTEPLDIVYNFGGFTDGDRAAFLAEELGAREIILVGFDFSDMVGKWSKPWLRDHTTAWEEKRKKLEFAKELLQWLKSHGKAKLTFL from the coding sequence GTGAAGTGGGAAGAGTGGAAACCATTTTATGAAAGGATCGTACAGGTTATGGGGTATTCCGTTGAGGAGGATAGGAAGGCTGCTGAGTTGTTAAGGGATATTCTTATTGAAAACGATAATTACATAATTAAAGAGGAGCTTGCATCGATCATCATGAAGAGGGTTTATGTGTTTGGGGCTGGGCCAAATTTAGAAGAAGCTTTGGAGCGTTATGAGTTTTCAGATGGGACAAAAATAGCTGCTGATGGTGCAACTACAGCCCTTTTGGAGAGGGGCATTATCCCGGATATCGTGGTTACTGACCTAGATGGAAGGATAAGAGATTTAATCAGGGCGTCAGGAAGGTCTGTAATGGTTGTTCATGCTCATGGAGATAATATGGACAAATTGCCATTAGTCACGAACTTTCCGGTGGTTCTTGGAACATGCCAAACTGAGCCTCTGGACATTGTATACAACTTTGGGGGCTTTACCGATGGAGATAGAGCAGCTTTTTTGGCTGAAGAGCTTGGGGCAAGGGAGATAATCCTAGTTGGATTTGACTTTTCAGATATGGTTGGAAAATGGAGCAAACCATGGTTGAGGGATCATACTACTGCGTGGGAAGAAAAAAGAAAAAAGTTGGAGTTTGCAAAGGAACTTTTACAATGGCTTAAAAGTCACGGAAAAGCAAAACTTACCTTTTTATAA
- a CDS encoding carbon starvation protein A: MNSAVVIFLAGLIYVVLYQTYGKALQNKVVKADPNRPTPAHRLYDGVDYVPAHPLVLYGHHFASIAGAGPIVGPAVAMAWGWLPGLIWVWFGNVFIGAVHDYLALMSSVRYDGKSIQWIAGKLMSRRTSMAFELYVWFALILVIAAFAAVIAGIFVKTPGAATASILFLLIAVLLGWLLYKVKIDFKLGTIIGIILLILAIYIGFKFPLVASKEAWYVFLGIYIIVASSLPVWILLQPRDYLNAYILWFGLALGGIAFLVVGLKGLGTFTAPAYTTWSANVVGGKPSPFWPTIPLVIACGALSGFHSLVGSGTTSKQLDNELHGLLVGYGGMFTEGFLSTIVISSIAIYGVKVFQDSGIAITAANWAKIYAPKVAGEIGKVTIFAKSYAYGLQDAFGVDVKLGTLFASLWVSAFALTTLDTATRLGRFAWQEIIEMVNGPKLLKNKWVASFIIVVLGIALAWKGKWLVIWPAFSGMNQMLASIAMMTASLWVAKIQRPAGAWKWAVLIPALFLWVTVTSALIWFLVYVGKSNAWVSLITIVGLALNFLLVIDWYNAWKKPVEEYEAAKA, from the coding sequence ATGAACTCCGCGGTAGTGATATTTCTAGCCGGTCTTATATATGTAGTTCTCTATCAGACCTATGGAAAAGCTCTCCAAAACAAAGTCGTTAAGGCCGATCCGAACAGGCCAACTCCAGCACACAGGCTTTATGACGGTGTTGATTATGTTCCTGCACATCCACTAGTTCTCTATGGCCACCACTTTGCATCGATAGCAGGGGCTGGGCCAATCGTAGGTCCGGCAGTAGCAATGGCCTGGGGATGGTTGCCAGGATTGATATGGGTGTGGTTTGGGAACGTGTTCATCGGTGCCGTTCATGACTACCTTGCACTGATGTCATCTGTAAGATATGATGGTAAATCAATACAATGGATCGCCGGAAAGTTGATGAGTAGAAGAACAAGCATGGCATTTGAGCTTTATGTATGGTTTGCATTGATACTCGTTATAGCTGCATTTGCCGCCGTTATAGCAGGAATCTTCGTTAAGACGCCAGGGGCAGCAACTGCATCAATACTGTTCTTGCTAATAGCTGTTCTCCTGGGATGGCTACTGTACAAGGTCAAGATAGACTTCAAGCTTGGAACGATAATAGGGATAATTCTCTTGATCCTAGCAATATATATAGGCTTCAAATTCCCACTCGTTGCAAGTAAGGAAGCATGGTATGTATTCCTGGGTATCTACATTATAGTAGCTTCATCACTTCCAGTCTGGATCCTCTTACAGCCAAGAGATTATTTGAACGCATACATTCTGTGGTTTGGACTGGCTCTAGGTGGTATAGCGTTCTTGGTGGTAGGACTTAAGGGTCTGGGAACATTCACCGCACCAGCATACACAACGTGGAGTGCAAATGTTGTTGGTGGGAAGCCTTCGCCCTTCTGGCCAACAATACCCCTTGTGATAGCATGTGGTGCCCTAAGTGGATTCCACTCCCTAGTAGGTTCTGGAACAACAAGTAAACAGCTTGACAATGAGCTTCACGGTCTGCTAGTTGGATATGGTGGAATGTTCACTGAGGGGTTCCTCTCAACTATTGTTATCTCGTCGATAGCGATTTATGGTGTTAAGGTCTTCCAGGATTCCGGTATTGCAATAACCGCCGCAAACTGGGCAAAGATCTATGCCCCAAAGGTGGCAGGAGAGATCGGTAAGGTAACAATATTCGCAAAAAGTTACGCATATGGACTTCAAGATGCCTTTGGAGTGGATGTTAAGCTAGGAACACTGTTTGCAAGCTTGTGGGTTTCTGCCTTTGCTCTAACAACACTTGACACGGCAACGAGGCTTGGAAGGTTTGCATGGCAGGAGATCATTGAGATGGTCAACGGACCCAAGCTCCTAAAGAACAAGTGGGTGGCCTCATTCATTATAGTCGTGCTTGGAATAGCCTTAGCATGGAAAGGGAAGTGGCTGGTTATATGGCCGGCGTTTAGTGGTATGAACCAGATGTTGGCTAGTATAGCAATGATGACTGCTTCCCTATGGGTTGCGAAGATACAAAGGCCTGCTGGGGCTTGGAAATGGGCAGTTCTCATACCAGCTCTCTTCCTTTGGGTTACTGTAACCTCGGCACTTATATGGTTCCTAGTGTACGTAGGAAAGAGCAATGCTTGGGTTAGCCTAATAACAATAGTCGGTCTAGCACTCAACTTCCTCCTAGTGATTGACTGGTACAACGCTTGGAAGAAACCAGTAGAAGAGTACGAAGCCGCTAAGGCCTGA
- a CDS encoding ArsA family ATPase, with protein MRDYLIPQDGFRVIFVIGKGGVGKTTISGALGIKLAEEGYKTLLISLDPAHNLGDVLMEKLNDKPRKIIENLYASELDMEKLIRAYLKHLEENLKNMYKYLTVINLEKYFEVLSYSPGIEEYATLEAIREILLEGDKWDVILFDTPPTGLTLRVLALPKISLIWADKLIDIRRKILERRQVIEKIHGEQKFVVDGEEIKLPTKEEEDAVMKELKSYREEIKFVESVITNPRKATVVGVINPEMLPLYEMERAYNSLKKFKIPMRMVVVNKVIELEREVPEIRVKIEAQRRVLEEAEKIFRGLDFVKIPMFQEEPRGLEWLRKVGEIVVGG; from the coding sequence ATGAGAGACTATTTAATACCTCAGGATGGGTTTAGGGTCATATTTGTCATTGGGAAAGGGGGAGTTGGAAAAACTACAATAAGTGGTGCCCTCGGTATAAAGCTTGCCGAGGAAGGATACAAAACTCTCCTGATATCTCTTGATCCAGCTCACAACCTTGGAGACGTTCTCATGGAAAAGCTCAATGATAAACCAAGGAAAATAATTGAGAACTTATATGCGAGTGAGCTTGACATGGAGAAACTGATAAGGGCATATCTGAAGCACCTTGAAGAAAACCTAAAGAACATGTACAAGTATCTAACAGTTATAAATCTGGAGAAGTACTTTGAGGTCTTAAGCTATTCTCCGGGAATTGAAGAGTATGCAACTTTGGAGGCAATTAGGGAGATACTCCTTGAGGGGGATAAATGGGATGTTATTCTTTTTGATACCCCACCAACGGGATTGACACTCAGAGTTTTAGCATTGCCAAAGATATCGTTGATTTGGGCTGATAAGCTGATTGATATAAGAAGAAAAATCCTCGAGAGGAGGCAGGTAATAGAGAAGATACATGGGGAGCAAAAGTTCGTTGTAGATGGGGAGGAAATTAAGCTCCCAACAAAAGAGGAAGAAGACGCGGTAATGAAGGAGTTAAAATCCTATAGAGAAGAGATAAAATTCGTCGAGAGCGTTATAACAAACCCAAGAAAGGCAACTGTCGTTGGCGTCATTAATCCTGAAATGCTTCCTTTATATGAGATGGAAAGGGCCTACAATAGTCTAAAGAAGTTCAAAATTCCAATGAGAATGGTTGTCGTAAATAAGGTGATAGAGCTTGAAAGAGAGGTTCCTGAAATTAGGGTTAAAATAGAAGCTCAAAGGAGGGTTCTTGAGGAAGCAGAGAAAATTTTCAGGGGATTAGATTTTGTTAAAATCCCAATGTTCCAAGAGGAGCCAAGAGGACTTGAATGGCTGAGAAAGGTGGGAGAAATAGTTGTTGGGGGTTAA
- a CDS encoding iron-sulfur cluster assembly protein yields MGVKEVIDKLRNVVNPFTGIDIVSEGLVTKVIVEDRKVVIYVAFARYTPPGPFAMAITWPVQAKIAREIGRILEEEFEEVEVIDDTTLQRYYPLEEV; encoded by the coding sequence TTGGGGGTTAAAGAGGTCATTGATAAACTTAGGAATGTCGTAAATCCTTTTACTGGAATTGACATAGTAAGTGAGGGCTTGGTAACGAAAGTTATAGTGGAGGATAGGAAGGTTGTAATTTACGTTGCGTTTGCCAGGTATACTCCCCCAGGACCATTTGCAATGGCGATAACTTGGCCGGTTCAAGCAAAGATAGCAAGAGAAATTGGAAGGATACTTGAGGAGGAGTTTGAAGAAGTTGAGGTTATAGATGATACAACGCTTCAAAGATACTACCCTCTGGAGGAGGTATAG
- the ndk gene encoding nucleoside-diphosphate kinase, whose translation MEEVERTLVIIKPDAVVRGLIGEIISRFEKRGLKIVGMKMIWIDRELAEKHYEEHKGKPFFNALIEYITKAPVVVMVVEGRYAIDVVRKMAGATDPKDAAPGTIRGDYGLDIGDAIYNVVHASDSKESAEREINLYFKPEELFEYCKAADWFYKEKKRAEC comes from the coding sequence ATGGAGGAAGTAGAGAGGACACTAGTGATAATCAAGCCTGATGCCGTTGTAAGGGGACTCATAGGGGAGATAATAAGCAGATTCGAAAAAAGAGGGCTCAAAATAGTCGGAATGAAGATGATATGGATAGATAGGGAACTTGCAGAGAAGCACTACGAAGAGCACAAGGGAAAACCATTCTTTAATGCCTTAATAGAGTACATAACCAAGGCTCCAGTTGTTGTTATGGTCGTTGAAGGAAGATATGCAATTGACGTTGTTAGGAAGATGGCAGGAGCCACTGATCCAAAAGATGCCGCCCCTGGAACCATTCGAGGAGACTACGGCCTTGACATTGGTGATGCAATATACAATGTAGTTCATGCGAGCGATTCAAAAGAAAGTGCTGAGAGAGAAATAAACCTGTACTTTAAGCCAGAAGAGCTCTTCGAGTACTGCAAAGCTGCAGATTGGTTTTATAAGGAGAAGAAAAGAGCGGAGTGTTAA